The proteins below are encoded in one region of Amycolatopsis magusensis:
- a CDS encoding cytochrome P450, with protein sequence MDVAAQLPFEQAGPLEMAPELRELRDRGPVHRVRTETGDEAWLVTEHDLVRRLLDDERLGRAHREPETAARTGESALFGGPLGNFDTEHTDHARMRSLLQPHFAPKHLRGLRPKVRALTNELLDQMSSRGDSADLHTALAVPLPILVICELLGVPYEDRDRFRAWTAGAANTRDRAVSERGLGELFEYGRKLVARKRNKPGDDVLSRLCATEGVSDEEAAGLSMALLFAGHETTVVHIGLGALLLLANPDQWRALADDPGLVGGAVEEILRAPGKGGGGIPRYACTDLDIDGITVRAGELVLLDNGAANHDPAVFPDPDRADITRPAAKHLTFGHGARYCIGAPLARIELQEVFTLLTSRFPGLRLATDVEELRLRRDVLSGGLAELPVRW encoded by the coding sequence ATGGACGTGGCTGCTCAGCTGCCGTTCGAACAGGCAGGCCCACTGGAGATGGCCCCGGAGCTGCGCGAGCTGCGAGACCGCGGCCCGGTGCACCGGGTGCGCACGGAGACCGGTGACGAGGCGTGGCTGGTCACCGAGCACGACCTGGTCCGCCGCCTGCTCGACGACGAGCGCCTCGGCCGGGCCCACCGCGAACCGGAGACCGCCGCCCGGACCGGTGAATCGGCGCTGTTCGGTGGTCCGCTCGGGAACTTCGACACCGAGCACACCGACCACGCCCGGATGCGCTCCCTGCTCCAACCCCACTTCGCGCCCAAACACCTGCGCGGCCTGCGCCCCAAAGTCCGGGCGCTGACGAACGAACTACTCGATCAGATGTCCTCGCGAGGCGATTCGGCGGATCTGCACACCGCGCTCGCGGTCCCGCTGCCCATCCTGGTGATCTGCGAACTGCTCGGCGTGCCCTACGAAGACCGCGACCGGTTCCGCGCCTGGACCGCCGGCGCCGCCAACACCCGCGACCGCGCCGTGTCCGAACGCGGCCTCGGCGAACTGTTCGAGTACGGCCGGAAACTGGTCGCCCGCAAGCGGAACAAGCCCGGAGACGACGTGCTCTCCCGGCTGTGCGCGACCGAAGGCGTCTCCGATGAGGAAGCCGCTGGATTGTCGATGGCACTGCTGTTCGCCGGGCACGAGACCACCGTCGTCCACATCGGACTGGGCGCGCTGCTGTTGCTGGCCAACCCGGACCAGTGGCGCGCCCTCGCGGACGATCCCGGTCTGGTGGGCGGTGCGGTGGAGGAAATCCTGCGAGCACCGGGCAAAGGCGGTGGCGGCATCCCGCGATACGCGTGCACCGACCTCGACATCGACGGCATCACCGTCCGCGCCGGAGAGCTCGTCCTGCTCGACAACGGCGCCGCGAACCACGACCCGGCGGTGTTCCCCGACCCCGACCGGGCCGACATCACCCGCCCCGCGGCCAAGCACCTGACCTTCGGCCACGGAGCGCGCTACTGCATCGGTGCGCCCCTGGCCCGCATAGAACTCCAGGAGGTATTCACCCTGCTGACCTCACGCTTCCCCGGCCTGCGCCTGGCCACCGACGTAGAGGAGTTGCGCCTGCGCCGCGACGTGCTGAGCGGTGGACTGGCCGAACTCCCGGTGCGATGGTGA
- a CDS encoding SRPBCC family protein — protein MTSTSTETSVRRGIEVAVPVERAFAVFTERFDQIKPRQHNLLAVPIAETVFETRVGGSVYDRGEDGSVCRWARVLAFEPPHRFVISWDINPRWQLESDPDRCSEVEVRFTAEGPDRTRVELEHRHLDRHGADWENGRDGVASEGGWPLYLQRFTELTSGT, from the coding sequence ATGACCAGCACGTCCACCGAGACCTCCGTGCGACGCGGAATCGAGGTCGCTGTCCCGGTCGAGCGCGCCTTCGCGGTGTTCACCGAGAGGTTCGACCAGATCAAACCCCGCCAGCACAACCTGCTGGCGGTACCGATCGCCGAGACGGTCTTCGAGACCCGCGTCGGCGGCTCGGTCTACGACCGTGGCGAGGACGGATCGGTGTGCCGCTGGGCGCGGGTGCTCGCGTTCGAACCACCGCACCGGTTCGTGATCAGCTGGGACATCAATCCCCGGTGGCAGCTCGAAAGCGACCCCGACCGGTGCAGCGAGGTCGAGGTGCGCTTCACCGCCGAAGGACCGGACCGCACCCGGGTCGAACTGGAGCACCGCCACCTGGACCGCCACGGCGCGGACTGGGAGAACGGCCGCGACGGCGTGGCCTCCGAAGGCGGCTGGCCGCTCTACCTCCAGCGGTTCACCGAGCTGACGTCAGGCACGTGA
- a CDS encoding trans-sulfuration enzyme family protein: MPENSQYGLSTRGVHAGEQRDPQGAIHTPLYNHSTFAFGTTAELLDVVEGRTPGNLYTRYGLNPTIRSVEAKLADLEGGEQALAFSSGMAAEAATFLAHTRTGEHIVCIGDVYGGTFELLGDNLPQVGITTTFLRGDQVDRLPEALSDRTRIVFFETPANPTLQVFDIAAIAEHARAAGALTVVDNTFATPVNQNPLRHGADLVIHSATKYLGGHSDLTAGALIGPAELLTPVGMWRKNLGQVVAPEIAFALARSLRSLTVRVAAQNATAAAVAAFLDQHPRVERVNYPGLATGEAKRLVDAQMRGGGGMLSAVLDATAEDTARVVDRLRLFAIAPSLGGVESLVTQPITTTHHGLDPAERAARGIADGMIRLSVGLEDLDDLVADLAQALDAT, translated from the coding sequence ATGCCCGAGAACAGCCAGTACGGCTTGTCCACCCGCGGTGTCCACGCAGGGGAGCAACGCGACCCGCAGGGCGCGATCCACACCCCGCTGTACAACCACTCGACCTTCGCTTTCGGCACCACGGCCGAACTCCTCGATGTCGTCGAGGGCCGTACCCCGGGCAACCTCTACACCCGCTACGGACTCAACCCCACCATCCGCTCGGTCGAAGCCAAGCTGGCTGATCTCGAAGGCGGTGAGCAGGCTCTCGCGTTCTCCTCGGGAATGGCTGCCGAAGCCGCCACCTTCCTCGCGCACACCCGCACCGGTGAGCACATCGTGTGCATCGGCGACGTCTACGGCGGCACCTTCGAACTGCTCGGCGACAACTTGCCCCAGGTCGGCATCACCACCACGTTCCTGCGCGGCGACCAGGTCGACCGGCTGCCCGAGGCGCTCAGCGACCGGACCAGGATCGTGTTCTTCGAGACCCCGGCCAACCCGACGCTGCAGGTGTTCGACATCGCCGCGATCGCCGAACACGCCCGCGCGGCGGGGGCGCTGACCGTGGTCGACAACACCTTCGCCACCCCGGTCAACCAGAACCCGCTGCGCCACGGCGCCGACCTGGTCATCCACTCGGCGACCAAGTACCTCGGCGGACACTCCGACCTGACCGCCGGCGCGCTCATCGGTCCCGCCGAACTCCTGACACCGGTCGGAATGTGGCGCAAGAACCTCGGCCAGGTCGTCGCCCCGGAGATCGCGTTCGCCCTGGCCCGTTCCTTGCGCTCGCTCACCGTGCGCGTCGCCGCGCAGAACGCCACCGCCGCCGCGGTGGCCGCGTTCCTCGACCAGCACCCCCGCGTCGAGCGGGTGAACTACCCGGGCTTGGCCACCGGCGAGGCCAAGCGCCTGGTCGACGCGCAGATGCGCGGCGGCGGCGGCATGCTCAGCGCGGTCCTCGACGCCACCGCCGAGGACACCGCGCGGGTCGTTGACCGGCTGCGCCTGTTCGCCATCGCCCCCAGCCTCGGCGGGGTGGAAAGCCTGGTCACCCAGCCGATCACCACCACCCACCACGGCCTCGACCCGGCCGAGCGCGCCGCCCGCGGAATCGCCGACGGCATGATCCGCCTCTCCGTCGGCCTCGAAGACCTCGACGACCTCGTCGCCGATCTCGCCCAGGCGCTCGACGCCACCTGA
- a CDS encoding cysteine desulfurase family protein, with protein sequence MSAIHSGLVGGPVYLDYNATTPVDPRVADAAALYWTQHFGNPSSGHPYAAEPHRALGAARAQVASVLGARADEIVFTASGSEANLLAIRGALLAAEDPSPHLIVQATEHPAVLETARAMQRWHGVRVTVLPVDHDGLVQPAVLEDALRDGGTLVSIMAANNETGAIQPIAELAGIAHERGALLHCDAAQACGKIPVDVTALGVDLLTVVGHKMYAPRGAAALYLRGGLVLEPVVYGGGQERGLRAGTENVALAVALGAAADLAAADLAAGAPDRIAALRDDLHQRLSAALPGRVHLNGPVQQRLPNTLNISIEGTRGHEVLAAAPAIAASTGSACHSGIHQPSPVLTAMGRDRDRALAALRLTLGRWSTAEDIDTAVHALVHAVT encoded by the coding sequence GTGAGCGCGATCCATTCCGGGCTGGTGGGCGGGCCGGTCTACCTGGACTACAACGCCACCACTCCGGTCGACCCCCGGGTCGCCGACGCGGCCGCGCTGTACTGGACGCAGCACTTCGGCAACCCCTCCAGCGGCCACCCCTATGCTGCCGAACCCCACCGCGCCCTCGGTGCCGCGCGTGCTCAGGTCGCGTCGGTGCTCGGCGCTCGCGCGGACGAGATCGTGTTCACCGCCTCGGGCTCGGAGGCGAACCTGCTGGCGATCCGCGGAGCCCTGCTCGCCGCAGAGGACCCGAGCCCGCACCTGATTGTGCAAGCCACCGAGCATCCCGCGGTCCTGGAGACCGCCCGCGCGATGCAGCGCTGGCACGGCGTGCGGGTCACCGTCCTGCCGGTCGACCACGACGGGCTCGTCCAGCCCGCCGTACTCGAGGACGCGCTGCGCGACGGCGGCACGCTGGTGTCGATCATGGCGGCCAACAACGAAACCGGCGCCATCCAGCCGATCGCCGAACTGGCCGGGATCGCGCACGAGCGCGGTGCGCTGCTGCACTGCGATGCCGCGCAGGCGTGCGGGAAGATCCCCGTCGACGTCACGGCTCTCGGTGTCGACCTGCTCACCGTGGTGGGGCACAAGATGTACGCGCCACGAGGCGCCGCCGCGCTCTACCTCCGTGGCGGTCTCGTTCTCGAGCCGGTCGTCTACGGCGGTGGGCAGGAACGCGGCCTGCGCGCCGGGACGGAGAACGTCGCCCTCGCCGTCGCCCTCGGCGCGGCGGCCGACCTCGCCGCCGCCGATCTGGCGGCGGGCGCGCCGGATCGCATCGCCGCGTTACGCGACGACCTGCACCAGCGGTTGTCAGCAGCGCTGCCAGGCCGCGTGCACCTCAACGGACCGGTACAGCAGCGATTGCCGAACACGCTGAACATCAGCATCGAGGGCACCCGCGGTCACGAGGTCCTCGCCGCCGCGCCCGCGATCGCCGCGTCGACCGGGTCGGCCTGCCACAGCGGAATCCACCAGCCCTCACCCGTACTGACCGCCATGGGCCGCGACCGCGACCGCGCGCTCGCGGCGCTGCGGCTGACCCTCGGGCGGTGGAGTACCGCCGAAGACATCGACACCGCGGTGCACGCACTCGTCCACGCCGTCACCTGA
- a CDS encoding MFS transporter, whose protein sequence is MQRRVLTVVFYSQILSGAGLAAGITVGALLAQDMLGSAGLAGLPSALYTAGSALAAVAVGRLTQARGRRPGLAAGYLAGAVGSVGVVLAAVLTNPALLFAALFVYGAGTATNLQARYAGADLAEPTHRARALSTVLVATTLGGVVGPNLAAPTGDLASAIGIPYLAGPFMLAAVAYGAAALVLAVWLRPDPLLVARTRHLNRAAAAAAVPKRARRGGLVFGAVVMVLTQLVMVAIMTMTPVHMHRHGHGAAASGFVIAMHVAAMYLPSPLTGRLVDRFGPGRIAAASGITLLAAGVLAATAPADSVTVLTVALALLGLGWNFGLISGTTVITETVPLATRAKTQGVVDVAIAIAGATGGMASGLVTAATSFPVLAVGGGMLALLILPALPLLAKDR, encoded by the coding sequence GTGCAGCGGCGCGTGCTCACGGTGGTGTTCTACTCCCAGATCCTCAGCGGCGCCGGCCTTGCCGCCGGAATCACCGTCGGTGCCCTGCTGGCGCAGGACATGCTCGGCTCGGCCGGGCTGGCGGGGCTACCCAGCGCGCTCTACACCGCGGGGTCCGCGCTGGCGGCGGTCGCCGTCGGCCGCCTCACCCAAGCTCGCGGCCGCCGTCCTGGTCTGGCCGCCGGCTACCTCGCCGGCGCGGTGGGCAGCGTGGGTGTTGTCCTCGCCGCCGTTCTCACGAACCCGGCCCTGCTGTTCGCCGCCCTGTTCGTCTACGGGGCCGGCACCGCCACCAATCTGCAGGCCCGCTACGCCGGGGCCGACCTGGCCGAACCCACACACCGCGCCCGGGCGCTGTCGACGGTGCTGGTCGCCACCACACTGGGCGGGGTCGTCGGGCCGAATCTGGCCGCGCCCACGGGCGACCTCGCATCCGCGATCGGGATCCCTTATCTGGCAGGGCCTTTTATGCTCGCAGCGGTCGCTTACGGGGCCGCTGCGCTGGTTCTGGCGGTGTGGCTGCGGCCGGATCCGCTGCTGGTCGCACGTACCCGTCACTTGAACAGGGCGGCCGCGGCCGCTGCGGTGCCCAAGCGCGCCCGGCGCGGTGGGCTCGTCTTCGGCGCTGTGGTGATGGTGCTGACCCAGCTCGTCATGGTCGCGATCATGACCATGACCCCGGTCCACATGCACCGCCACGGCCACGGTGCCGCCGCCTCGGGTTTCGTCATCGCCATGCACGTCGCGGCGATGTACCTGCCGTCGCCTCTGACCGGTCGGCTCGTCGACCGGTTCGGCCCGGGCCGGATCGCCGCGGCCTCCGGAATCACGCTCTTGGCGGCCGGCGTTCTCGCGGCTACGGCACCGGCCGATTCCGTGACCGTGCTGACCGTGGCGCTGGCCCTGCTCGGCCTCGGCTGGAACTTCGGCCTCATCTCCGGCACCACGGTCATCACCGAGACCGTGCCGCTGGCCACGCGAGCCAAAACCCAAGGTGTCGTCGACGTCGCTATCGCGATCGCTGGAGCCACCGGGGGCATGGCCTCCGGCCTGGTCACCGCGGCCACGAGCTTTCCCGTGCTCGCTGTAGGCGGGGGGATGCTGGCCCTGCTCATCCTGCCCGCGCTGCCACTGCTGGCGAAGGACCGCTGA
- a CDS encoding TetR/AcrR family transcriptional regulator, whose product MATTRRLPRAERREQLLDAATCAFARAGYAATGLDDVAAEAGVTHVILYRHFGSKAELYRAVLDRACERLSHDVGPSTGDYDDTAIPALLRAAAADPDGFRLLFRHAVREPEFRDVVDGIRSASAEIAHRHLDEAIPAGPWQEWATQLIPAFTLDAVIAWLDAGQPDDPARAAARIRQAIQGVIGAAAG is encoded by the coding sequence ATGGCCACGACTCGGCGGCTGCCGCGTGCCGAGCGGCGCGAGCAGTTGCTCGATGCCGCCACCTGCGCCTTCGCCCGCGCCGGATACGCCGCGACGGGCCTGGACGACGTCGCCGCGGAAGCGGGCGTGACCCATGTGATCCTCTACCGCCACTTTGGGTCGAAGGCCGAGCTGTACCGGGCGGTGCTCGACCGGGCGTGCGAACGCCTCAGCCACGATGTCGGGCCCAGCACCGGCGACTACGACGACACCGCCATCCCCGCGCTGCTGCGGGCCGCCGCGGCCGATCCCGACGGTTTCCGGCTGCTGTTCCGCCACGCCGTCCGCGAGCCGGAGTTCCGCGACGTGGTCGACGGCATCCGCTCGGCCTCGGCCGAGATCGCCCACCGCCACCTCGACGAGGCGATCCCCGCAGGTCCGTGGCAGGAGTGGGCCACGCAGCTGATCCCGGCGTTCACCCTCGATGCGGTGATAGCCTGGCTCGACGCGGGCCAGCCCGACGATCCGGCGCGCGCCGCCGCGCGCATCAGGCAAGCCATCCAGGGCGTGATCGGCGCGGCCGCCGGCTGA
- a CDS encoding ArsR/SmtB family transcription factor: MSTYAADAWAALGDPSRRQILQRLAERPRSVTEIAEELPISRPAVSQHLRVLKEARLVLVRPVGTRRIYEVDLDGLAKLHEELDQFWGYALKNFKRIAEMEQP, encoded by the coding sequence GTGTCCACTTACGCAGCCGATGCGTGGGCCGCGCTCGGGGATCCGAGCCGGCGCCAGATCCTTCAGCGCCTCGCCGAGCGGCCCCGGTCGGTCACCGAGATCGCCGAGGAGTTGCCGATCAGCAGACCGGCGGTGTCGCAGCACCTGCGCGTGCTGAAGGAGGCGCGCCTGGTGCTGGTCCGGCCGGTGGGCACGCGGCGCATCTACGAGGTCGACCTCGACGGACTGGCGAAGCTGCACGAGGAACTGGACCAGTTCTGGGGCTATGCCCTGAAGAACTTCAAGCGAATAGCGGAAATGGAGCAACCATGA
- a CDS encoding class I SAM-dependent methyltransferase, with the protein MSTRPIHHPLFARLYPAMARAMEHGGMAEHRRALLRGLTGTVIEVGAGDGMNFQHYPPQVTRVLAVEPEPHLHGLARAAATRAPVSVEVVDGLADRLPAEGGSADAVVASLLLCSVADPAAALGEFRRVLTPGGQLRFLEHVRAETPGLRRIQRIMDATIWPRLAGGCHTGRDTVTTIEQNGFGIEHLDRFRFPDAATPTSFHVLGTAVPGSRA; encoded by the coding sequence ATGAGCACCCGGCCGATCCACCACCCCCTCTTCGCCCGGCTCTACCCGGCAATGGCCAGAGCGATGGAACACGGCGGCATGGCCGAACACCGGCGTGCCCTGCTCCGCGGGCTCACCGGCACCGTGATCGAAGTCGGCGCCGGGGACGGCATGAACTTCCAGCACTACCCGCCCCAAGTCACCCGGGTGCTGGCTGTGGAACCGGAGCCACACCTGCACGGTCTCGCCCGCGCCGCGGCCACCCGGGCGCCGGTGTCCGTCGAGGTGGTCGACGGCCTCGCCGACCGGCTCCCGGCAGAAGGCGGCAGTGCCGACGCCGTGGTGGCCTCGCTCCTGCTGTGCTCGGTCGCTGACCCGGCGGCCGCGCTGGGGGAGTTCCGCCGGGTCCTGACCCCAGGCGGGCAACTGCGCTTCCTGGAACACGTTCGCGCGGAAACCCCGGGCCTCCGCCGCATCCAGCGAATAATGGACGCGACCATCTGGCCGCGCCTGGCCGGTGGCTGCCACACCGGCCGGGACACCGTCACCACGATCGAGCAGAACGGCTTCGGTATCGAGCACCTCGACCGGTTCCGGTTTCCCGACGCCGCGACACCCACGTCGTTCCACGTGCTCGGCACTGCCGTGCCCGGGTCACGTGCCTGA